The window ttgaaatgacccttaTATCCTTCTTGTATGATATCTCATCATGTGATCccattggtgctatccgctagcatacatAATATCggtagcatacctatccctctccccaaCTTTAATATAACAACTCTAGTTACCTTGACTGATAGGGGAAAGGAGCTCTGCAAACTTCGAATCTTGGAGTTCGCGAGAGTCGAAACTACGAAGAATGTACCAGGAATTGCAAGGAGCAAAAAAGCAGAGGTGGGTGCATGTTGTAGTGAGGACAGATTGTCAAGAGGTGGTAGAATGGCTCAAGTAAGGGAATGTGAGGGGATGGCTTGGGAGATGTTGAGTTTATTATATGATGTATCTAAGCTTAGACTCAAAACAAGGGGTGAGGTGACTATAGCCCATAAAATGGGCAGATAAGGCAAGGCTTGTAAGCTCTCAACCTCTATAACTAAGGATGTTGaaaccattttattttcttaatgaattttcttctttgctaaaaataaataaatctagtTGCTTTTACTGTTTTATATGCTCAGTAAATACAGCCACGAATATATTCAACTTTAACAAGAATTGCTTTTGGACATTATTTAAAGCCTTGTTTAAAAGATTAGATGTTATCTACTCATTTCACCTGAAGCAAATCAACAATTCAATCCCAATTCATCACCCCCAACCACCCTTTCCCACAAAAATAAGAGGCACACCTACACAAAAGAGGAAGCATTTAGTTCAACTTTCCAGATATTATGTACTTCATATATTGTTAGTTACACAAAGGGGTAATGGAGGGAAAAGAAACAGTGAGAACAATATTATCTACCTAAGAGTAaatatatttaatgaaaaatgatgtaATTATCTACTTAAGAGTAAATATATTATGGGAAAATGATGTACACACTGCCGATAGTGCACGCCATCTCAAACACAGTCTCCCTCCTGACACTTTCCTACCTGACCATGTGACCCCCTTGGACAAATCATGAGGCACTCCCTCCTGTGAGCCATTGGTTTGGCGTGGGAGATGCCAATCCACGCAGGCAGTGTGTAGATCCCTCCCTGTGTATTTATCCTGtccatattttcttttttccttgtacAAAATAAACAAAGTGATCTATCAGACTTTTGTGAacttatacatatatatatatatatatatatatataaacacacATAAGAAATCTAGAATGGGATGAAGCACAAATACTTCTTCCTAAGCTTTGTTATCCTACTAACAGCCTTCCTTTTTCCGTCTGAAACGGCTGGAAGACCACTTGATGATGCCACATCATTTGCTGAGCTCGTAGAGGAGCCTTGATCTGCAACATGTTTCTGCATCTTGCTGTTGAGGACTTGCTGCTGTACTGCTGAACCTGGAAGGGATAGGGTTCTAGATGAGGCTTTCACTAATTGCCAAGTTAATACCAATTGCAACTAAAGAGCCATTTACTGAAGTGTGGGCAAGGGCCAGTATTCATCAAGGGTTTGGTGTTTGTATACCCACCAATAACATAGGAAATGACTAGACAATGGTTAGGGTCAATTATCATTTAGATAATAGTTATACAACGAGGGTGGCCCTCAGAACAATAGTAAGGTTGTTCCATTGCAACCACAAGGTCGCAGGTTTGACACTGGAAACCGCCTCTCTacgaagcgggggtaaggctgtgtacatatgaccctccccagaccccacagtgaCAGGAGCCTCATACACTGGTTCCCTTATAATACTAGTTATATACAATGCAAGTCCAATGGTGGGTCCTGAACTGGCAAGTGTGCATATTGTGCACACTGATGGACATCACACCGATAAAACTTGCATGTCTTCTGTGTTAATAGACAATACTAGCTGTGACTAAAGAAAACTAAGATTTCCTTAAGCTTGAAGGTATGAATTTATCCCACGGTTGAGAAACTACAACAAAAATATAGAAACTACCGGGAAAACTGGAAAAGGAATTGATTGGTGCACATACCAGAAGATGTTGGCTCAAAAACCATCTGATTGGGTCCGTGGGATGTAGTGACACTGAAATTAGAATTTGTCTGGTTCGTCTGTGTATTTTCTCCTTTCCCTCCCTCTAGTTCCCGCAACAAGGCTGAGGAATCAAAGTATTCATCTGATGACATGGTCAAGCAACTCGAGTTTTCAGAACTGGAAGACGGCGATTCAGGATTAACAAGATCAAGTAATTCCAAGTAGTCTTCTCTTGAGAAATCATAGTTTTCATCCAGGTTCTCCACAGGATTATCAAGTCTCTGGTCTGGCAAATTCTTTTCGGACACAGCTGTTGGTCCATTCTCATCAAAACCATGGATGACCTACACAGGCATAAACATATCTGATGGTttaaaataggagaaatgaaagCACAACTGAACTCAATACTCATTTTATGCCATGAATATGTAGGCAAAAATCCGTTTGCTCAAGAGAAACTGTGGCCCCAAAAAGAGCATCTATCTCGATTCCACAGATGATGACCCATCTTGTTTTCAGTCGATAcaacacacacatgcacatcCAATAGATAGACTTTGGACTCACTCTCTAATTTCTGTCTATGAACCTGACAGGGATTCATTTTCAAATGGTACAACATTGATTTGCGGGAGGGAGGGAACCAAGTAATGAACTGAGCATCTTATCATGTAATACCACAGAATATGTCCTTTCCAACAAGGCAGCAAAGAAACAAAGTCATGAAGTTCACCTACCTGGGACCTGCTCAAGTCATCTTGTGCACTGAGACAATTTTCTTCAGCTTGCACCCTGATTGCTGACTTTGGATGAATGTAGTCTCCTTTAGCGTCATCTGCACTAGCACGACTGTGGGGATCTTTATGATCTGGACTTTGGATGCTATTGAGAAAGACCCTACACAGGGAACTGGAATCCTGCAAATTATGCGAGCAATCAGCAGTTGGCCAGTAGTTGGAGTTGTATAAGCTGAAAAAACAGATAGGCACTTATTGAATCTTAACAAACCTGTATTTCATTATTTTCCGAGAACACATTCCAATAAATCTTGTATTCATACATCATCCAATCAGTTTTAGTTCCATAAGGAGCCTTGTCTATGTAAAATTCCAGAGTAGTTCTGCAACCAGTAGTGGTAGAATTCTTTGGAATTCTGCGACCCTCCCCTGTAGCTTTCCAATATCCAGTTCCTGTAACTTTAGGGCCCTCTGAATTGAAGTACCAAATGTTCTCTGCAACATGTTTCTCGTAAGCTGAGTTACCGTATAAATATCAGGCTCTGACATCTTATCGAAAATATTGAATAGAAATAGAAGTTGGATAATGATAAAGTTGTTATTATTGAATGACTAGAGATAACTGTACTTAGCTGCATTGTTTTTGTCAAAAATCAGAGGCCTGCAACTGTCTGGACTAAATCTAAAAGGTTTGGAGTTTAAATTTAATTGATTAACTGATAGGACATTGAGAAATGTTTTCCAGATAGTCAGAGAAACATTATCTGATTTTGTCTATTTCTCAGAGGAATAACAGCATGCCAGTGTCGTGAGTAGGGTAAGTGTTTCTATTCGCCTTAAATCCAGGATTCTTGTTCACTCAAGAGTTTTAGACACTTGGATGGGGAAGTGTAAATAACAATTCTATGTAAATGACCAATAAGTGGAGTATAAGTGTCCTGAATGTAGGAAAACTATACTCACTTCATTTGTGCACAAAAGTAGCAATAGCACTCAATAGTATTTTTTCTGAAAGTGTTGTCATAGTCATGCACATATGCAAGAAGATCCAGAGTGATAACCTTTACCACAAATAAATCAGCCTGTGTCACCATTTTCTACCTGAAATTAACAAAGTTTTACACATTCCACCTCTAATTGTCTCCAATCTCTCCacatggaagaaagaagagaatcaaCTCTCCACATGACTCATATCAAGGGGCCAACCAACCAAGGTTGTCTACATGTGTGTGcgtgtgctttttttttttttgtggggggggggcgTGTGGGGTGGATCTTTTCCATCATGATCTTCAACACATCATGAAATTAAGAATGCACTAAAATGTTCTTCATGCAGGGTGGCTTTATCATCTATATATCACGCAACATAGGATGGGCAACAAAAGTCCACGTCAGAAATGTTGCATCACTGTAAAACACTGGAAATAAATAGCCAAAGTTCATATATTCAAGTAGACCTTTTTGCCCTACCTTTTAAGAGGCAAAACAAAGCCAACTCAAACCCCtcccaaagaaaagaaaagaaaagaaaagaagaagaagaattaaaaccAAGTGAAGACAAGGTGTAACATTTAGAAAGTGAGAACACTGAAAATTAAATGTCCCTTTTGCTGAATTTGCAGCATAGAATGATTTTTAATGAAGACAAGCAGTGACATTTAGAAAGTGAGAATACAGAGACCTAACCATCCCATGGCAATTTCTGATGGCCAAATGAACAAATAATGCTGAAAGATTTATGCCAAAAACCATCATAGATGACTTCCTTTTTTTCCATTAAGTCCTAAGAGATTCACATCAATACTTACCAGGTAAATTCCAGGGCAAAACATTGTAAGGATTCACCTCGCTAATCACATTGTCTGGAAGGGGAGCCCCATGGATGAATCTTTCCAAATGCTCTACAAGCTCTTCATCAGTGGAATGGAATTCAATATCAGCAAGCGGAGGGATAGGTGCCGAAGAACACATGGTAACCCAATTCAAAAGATCAATCAAGGCGAAACTGGGTTTCTGCAGCCAGAAGCAGGAGTTTAGTCGTGGCAAAAGTCGCAGGTTGTCAGTACattgaccaaaaaaataaaaatacatatcAAACGAAAAAAGGCTTTAGTGGGAAATATAAGATGAAGACAATAGAGAACAAATTTGAGTTCACATTCAATGTGCCAAACATAATTAGCTGATCAAGATTAAAACTAAATTTCAATGGTCACTTTTCCAGATCTCAAATGAAAAACAGACCCAACCTAATTAAAGTCCCACACAAGTATAGAAAGCAGAGTAGTCAAAATGAGAACTTCAAGTATAACTACAATTTACATAACCTCCAACGAATATTTTCTCTAATAactaataaaaatgaaatagatTAAAATGATCAAATTAAATGACAAATATCAATAAAATCACCATGAAACAAACCATTTTCCACAATCCACAGGATCACACCACTCATTCTATTAATGGAAATTCTCAAAATATCAGTTAAATAATCCATATATGGAACCTGAAAAAACCTGATTACTCAAGATTTGGACATACCCCCACCAAACCTTATGCTAATTTGGCTTTTAGATACACAAAACCTCTTACTCTCTTCCAATCtttctacggtcagatttctgTTAAATCGTGAGCACTCGTGTTTAACACACTGTTTCAACCTAAGCAATTCTCCATTGCCCTTCTAACACCTACAACTTGAATGTTATCTATCTTTTCTCTGGACCAGTCACTGGTCTTCAATGGACCCCTGAAATCATCTCAATCAACTCTCCCTCATCCTGTTGAATATTGTTGCTAGCCCTAAGTTCCTATGAATCCATTCATCTGCGATTCTGTCCTTTGTAGCCTAACCATCTTCCATCTCAACTTCCGGGTTTCATGTGTCGATTTATGGTTGGCCAGCATTCTTGCTCCACCAATCATGGTTTCTCCAAAAGCTAACCAGTAGGATCTTGACTTCAATCTCAACAGTCTCACAGATGTTAACTACCATCTTTCATTAATTCTTTTTTCAGTCTTTCTATGCTCAATTTCTGCCTTAATCCGGATTATCTTCTAACGATTACTTTAAACATCTCCCAAGTACTAAGTATTTGCCCTCTCTCGTAATTAATTGTAGGAGAACTAAGATTTCTTAGTTTCAACTTACCATTTACCACTTTTTAAGAATTGAAGAAACTAGTAAGAATGGGGATCGTATCCAGATAGCTCAACTATTCATCTGGGCCATTTGTAATTGACTACAAAATCTCAAAACAGTGAGGGGTAATCCATTCATTTATTTTACAGAACTCTAGAGCTCGTTTAAAATCACTGACGCGGATCagaaatgaataaaaacatCCAAAAGGGCTTATACAACAAAAATTCAATCTTTTTTCTCAGTTAAAACTACAAATTTGCTTCGAGAAAACGTAATTCACGATCAGAACATCAATTACTCTATAATAAAGTAGAAATCaaaacgaaaaagaaaaaaacccacaAATCAATTAAAGGTtccaagaaaaaagaagaagaattttcagaaaaaaattcagagacgagatgattttgaagaagtCTCACTTAAAGGCAGAGAGAATCCGTTGATCCCCTCTACTCTATCCTGTCGCTTCGCTTCGTAACAATTGGGTTTTCTTCACTCGCTACTCTCTTCCATGAGGTCCAtggatttctttctttcaactccccctccctctccctccctctcgcTTCTCTTTATATGGCTGCTTGACTAGGGAGTGTACCATGGTTAGTGAGGTAACCCCGCACACAGTTAACAACTCTCAAATCTAAATAACTGAATTTTACCCAtcattttcattaatttcaTTTCGTCCTTCGTCTCCCATGAGGCATGAGTCGTCACTCAATCCTGCCTGAGTTCATTAATTacaggtttttgtttttttctgttttttttttttttttttgttataatttTTAGAGGTTCTTAATCCCCACTTTAAATGCGGGGCCCTGTCCTCATCTTCATGGAACATTCCCTGATTGGAGGAAAAGACACCGGTTTATCGGATTTCACCCAAACAATTAGGATAAAGCCACGTGGCAAACCTcaggaggaatttttttttcctttttaggtaAAATCCTAGAAGGATGTTATTGCATAGCATTCTCGCCAAGCTGATCCTAGATCACTCTCTTTCAGTAGATCATTGTTGCCTTAATTTTGTTAATGGtgcagtagtttgattgctgaGTGCGAGGTGACTGGTGTGATACAATTTTATTGTAAATTGTATCTTTATCGTTTTTGGACTTGAAGCTAGCTCATATGAGAAGCACTCTAGGTAGTATTCAAAGAGAAGATTCGATCTTGCATTTTTCAACGAATTTGAAGAAAAAGTATGAATATGATATCCTCCTCATAGCTTCCTTTTATGTTCGCTCAAATAAAAGATAAACTTCTAGCTCTCCTTCTTCcctattatttaaaaaaaaaccaaaatttccccCCTTCTTACTTGTTAGTTTAGGGAAAATTACTAGGATGGAGCTTCTCTTTGGCGTGGCATGGGTGGTAATGTACATCCAACGACCTAGAGCACCTTGGGATGCATGCACGTATGTTGAAGTTTGTGCCCATGTTGCTCTAGGCCATTGGATGTGTTCTACCACCCCTATCACACATTGTAGATGAGTTGGAttatagaaacgcaaccctaaaacgatgcagaagataatggaaaaacaaaataaacaatgtacacagattttacgaggttcagcaaggttacctacgtccccggtgagatgagatcctgttttactattaatggagaatagggttacagcgctcatcctcacacctctcagtattgcttgcattacataaaaagaaaccctcgctacaaatatatagcgaaaaaccctaatccggaaagtataCAATtaccctaaaataaaaaaattctagcggggggctgcaccccctacccccttgcaacccccacggcccactaaccggctagcgggaccaccgtcctgcttGTCGAGGTGCTgcatcagtactccctggattaaactgtgatgaaatacaagacatcgtacaccaacacggATTCCAATTACTATCACTTGCACACTTAATCTATATTTACTCAAGATACTCTATCTCAAATTTCTTTAATGATTTTTTAGACAATGCAAACGTCCACCTCTCCTTTTGCTTTGATAATTCAAAATTCCCAGATTTCTCTTGGCCACCACCACTTACTATTAAGTTTGCTTCTCCTTCCTTGtatcttctctctttcatttgCTGCACGAGCAAATCCAtgtttcaaaattaaatttgtCAATCTTGGAGGCTGGCTTGTCACTATATGATGGATATACCGTCTTTATTTGATGGAATTCCTAACAAAGATTTCTTAAGGCTTACATGATAATCATTCTGTTTATAAGGTAAATTTATATTCAAAAATAAGTTTTtgcatttctgttttttggccATATTTTTAAGCAAAAAAATATGTTTGATATCATGTAATAATTTCTATATATAGAATTGATATAAATTTACAAGATgtcattctttgtttttttttttgagaaaacaaAATGTTATTCAATACTCTAATTTTTGGCTTAGGCATtagtggtggcggtggtggtggcaaTAGAGGTGGAGATGGAGTTGGTAGCGGTGGTGGTTGAAGTTGCACCgaaagtattttatttttaatatgaaattacTTCTTTATCCATCAAATTAATCATGTTTTCAAccctctatttctctttttaatttttgaaatagagaaattaattgcttccttttttatatttctCAGCGACCCTTTTAGTCCTGattcattgaaaaaaagaaaatttgagaaatagagaagaagaatgattaTCATGCATATGCCTAGTATTTGAATTCACTTTAGTCACTTTAGATTATATTACCATTATGTCATGTAAGACGTGaccaacaaaaccctaaaatgatttCACAAACTCGGGAACCAATTGAAAGAAGGAACAACAACAGCCTTCCAAGGAAAATGTCATTTTGATATCGGGATGGTACAAAGTACCatctttctcttaaaaaaagATGATACAGAGAAGAGAGGagaccaagaagaagaagaatctgtgTTGCAGTGGTTGGTGTTTCAGTTATGAGGTAAATTTCCAgggtggattttttatttttatttttatttttattttttttcctgctaGATGGAAGGTTGGGAGGTGGATAAGGACAGGGGTGGGAGTGGAGTGGGTTTGGAGCGAGCATGGTTGGGCAGGGAGGTTGAAagcaaagaaaaggagaagtgTGGAGTTGGACTGCAGCTGAAGATGCACGGGGCAAAGGGTGGGGTCGGCTGATTGTGGTTTCAAGTTGGCATGTACCACTATCTAGGTTGGTCTTGTGGATATCTATTTAAGGCTAAAACGTAGCAGCGTTTAAGCGCTCCTAATTTGTAAACACTCTTTAATTTGAGCCATTTGTCTTGTCTGACATAATCTGaaccatttatttatttcaaccGATTACTTGTTCTTTTCATATCCTTTACAATTCCTCAATTGTGCAATGTGGTGCAGTTCTATCTTCATCGTCCGACATGTGTCCTTGACAATGTGAACGGTGAAGATGAGGAGAGAAGCATGGAACTTCACCACGTCTTCTGCTCCGTCAATGAAGCTACTCTCTACCATGGCTGCCACCACAAGCTCACCGGCAAGCACAGTCTGGCTAAGTATTTTCTTCGTTTCACTTTTCTTCTCCAGAATtttctttgatctttgattgtataaagaaaaagatattCTGATTGTTGCGTTTATTTCATAGATCATGTCTTTGGGGGTCTgtttttcatttgatttgaggttttggggtttatggaAGCTTGATACTCCGGTAACCCTTTGAATTCTTTCTCATTCAAACGCtagggttttgttttcttttccattaGCCATTATTATTACCTTGAATATTAAACTGAAATTGATTTTGGTTCTTATCATAACAGAGGATTAGAAACTttaattaagggtgtcaattggtttgattttactTTGATTcaagataaaaatataaagactaaaattgaattgaacagAGAATAATAATATATTACCAAAAGTCGGTTGgattatattttcatttttattcggtttgtatttgattatttattcgattttaatttgatttcataTTAATTTTAGGTTCTATTTTAGGTATTTGGACTTTGGACTAGCCATTTCAATACTAACCACTTTAcccaaacaataataataataataataataaaataataataataatactatcCACACAACAAAAAACACATGCCAGATAATATGTGCGAGCCGATTCAAAAATGTAGCTGCTCGTGCCACCATTTTACCATCATGAACGGCCAACAAAGCTGAAAAAAATGTACACACCAGCCTTCTTCCTCAATTCCTTAGAAGAAGACACCATATTAAGTCTTAGCTTCCTTATCCTTTagaatctttttgtttttttatctttgatagTTACATACATATGGCTTACATTTTCAGAGATAAATCTATTTTTGTAAAGAAGCTATTGTTATTGGTGAAGTCTGATATCAGTTTAATCTAAGAAGTACTATTGATTCTACCCCTATAACAGTGAACACGCTCATTAGTAAATGGGATATGGAGGTTGCAAGGGGGAACTACTAGGGTTAATTTTGTATTTATGGGGATTAGGGAAGCCTTGAAACGATATACATACGGTCAGTTTCATAAGGAGAtgttaggattagggttttgtaatttcttcattCGAGTAGTCGAAGCTTTGGTCATTGCTTGGGCACATCTTGGCTAAATCATGTAAATCTTTGTGTTCCTATTCGGAAGCTTTGGTTATCGTTTGGCCATTGACATAGCCCATCTTGGTGAACCATGTAGATCTccatgagtgtgtgtgtgtgtgtgattcttttccattttttcctcTTGCAAATTGTTGTTCTACTGCATTGTTGATTTCTAACAATTATAAACCATTTGATCAGTAGAGATTGAACTGCAAGATGGGATAAGCTTTCAGTATCcaacatggtttcaagtatcggtatcttATTGGTCGTATCAACATTGactgagaccgataccaatacctgtTCAATCTGGATTGGTTATCCATTTCgtttcaagggaaaaaaaaaaaaaaaaactttttttgaaaaagcaaaagcaaaagtgaccgatacacactgatttgatttgaatcgatatcaaatcaatatcagcagatactgataccaatacctaaatccatgatcCAACCTCTAAAAGAATTTGAGTGGTTTTTAACAGGTCATACAGTTtcatataaaaatagaaaaactcaTAACATCTTTAGTTAGACTCCACATATAAAAACGATAATTTTGTACCTATGACTAGAACATCACTCTATCAACAATTCCATTTAAATCCATCTACGTGAATAGGTTACCAACGATTTATTTGGATGATCAATGATCAACTAAGATATATGTCCAAACCTATACAATGGATAATGGTAGTGTGGATGACATAAATAATATAGCTACAAACACGAAAGAATCCTAGAAAAACAAGCTGTAAAATTGATGGGAAATGACTGGGCATGCTGTCAGCTTTCAGTAAATTAGCGACATGTATCAACTGTAAAGGCAATAGAGTCTTTTACAGAGAGAAAGACGCATAACGGGTACCCTGTTGGTGTGCCAGTCTTTTCTCAAAATTGAAATATACTATTCTACATAATTTAACTTATAAAAATAACATCAAGTTTTCTATTTGAGCATTTTCCTCTAGGTTAGGAAGTATCTATTCACAATGTTTTCTTCTATTCCGTTTTTAAAAGATTGAATTTGATAATGCACATTAGATACATGaaatgatttttataaaaatatccTAATAGAAGATATTTCGAAGAGATTCCTAGTAAGAGAGTATGTTGCCCACGTGGAAAGGAAAGATATAAGAGACACACTCATTCTTACATAGTTTCAGTTAAAATGGTGATATTAGAATACAAATTTTTGTTTAAGTacatatatactttttttgtGAAGCAAACATTTTTCACAACTCTAACTCTagtttgttttattcttctagTTTGTTTTATTCTTCATAATGCCTTTTTTACTTGTGGGTTGGTGGTGTCCACTAAAATCGCTTCCTTCTTTAAAAATATGTTTCTCcgataaattaaaataaaaatttacccTCAAAGTTATTATATTCTTTCCCATACTTGAAAAAGAAGATCAataggaaaatatattttttttttttcattcaataataAATCAccaaaaatcatttaaaaaataataatatgacCTAAAAAATCACAAATACGATCTTATAACCATATGCTATCttctaaaacaataaaatattatGTGTAAACCTTAGGTTGTACATTCCATTTCATAGAGGATGATAAATGCATTTAAAACCCTGTGATGGGATATGTAAAACTTATAATTGTatgaaattttaagaaaataaagagattgATAAGATAAAACAAAATGAACTAAGAATAACTTAATATTTTACAGGCTTTTAACATATAGCTACCTAAAATTACATTATAACTTAAGTGGTATGATAGATTAATTTACATTAAAGGATGATAAAattaagtttcttttttaaaatagtATATTTGACTAATTATAAACATTTGAAGTAAATATGTAATTTCAAATAGAGTGAATAAACATATATAAAACTTAAGGAAAATGAATGCTCCTCGGTCGTGCTGCTCTTGAGCCAACGCAAGAACCAATGAAGGTGCATACACGGGTATCAAGAGGGGGGGTTGGGTTTTACAGGAGATATAGGTGAATATACATACAAGCGCATGACAACTATGAAATTACTTTACAAAACAATACAAATGCCAACTGGTAGAAGGAAAACATGGTCAAGATATGACCCCTTATATCCCCCTATTGTATGTATCTGATGGGCCACAGTGAACTAATGCCCATTTACCGTGACCTCAGCAAAACTCGATCCAATATTATATCATAATGGTATGACGTATGtaatgaacaaaacaaaaactatGGAATTTGTTTTAGGAAGTTGAAGAATTTTTCCTATTGGATTCAAGAAAACCATTAATGCTAATTTATTTTGATGTACATAGAAATTCAAATGTTATTTTATATCGTTGGTGTAGCTTGTTATAATTTCCCATATACTAATTTGTGTAGCAAAATTTACGagtaaataatttattattaaataataataaataaaccacAACATATTGGGATATTCAGCTGTTTGAATATCAATTGAAAAAAAGTCATAGAAAGGCACTATAAGTAGTTGATAGAGGTTgataagaataaataaataaataagagaagcaTGAAAGTGAGAGTTTTTTAATTCTCaataaaaacaaacattaaATTTAGAAAGATAGgacttttcttgattttttctattctttaaaTTAGGTTAACTTACTATATAAGGTGTAGTGTGGGAAGTTAGTTTGTGTACATGCACGGTCATGCTGATTACACCTATAAAAAGCAATTCATATGCATAAATGTGAGttaattttaatataaattatattataaaataaaatttaaatatacTATGTTGACTAAAGTTATAGCATGTTGAGGGCTTTTTTTAAAAGAGAAAGTAGATTTAAGGAATCTATTTATTTTCCATGGAACTTGGAAGGttatttcttgttttaaaaCATTACAACATTGAGTATCCATTATTAGAATTAAGTACTTCTAGTATTAatgaaa is drawn from Macadamia integrifolia cultivar HAES 741 chromosome 7, SCU_Mint_v3, whole genome shotgun sequence and contains these coding sequences:
- the LOC122083660 gene encoding NAC domain-containing protein 79-like isoform X1, which codes for MCSSAPIPPLADIEFHSTDEELVEHLERFIHGAPLPDNVISEVNPYNVLPWNLPAYEKHVAENIWYFNSEGPKVTGTGYWKATGEGRRIPKNSTTTGCRTTLEFYIDKAPYGTKTDWMMYEYKIYWNVFSENNEIQDSSSLCRVFLNSIQSPDHKDPHSRASADDAKGDYIHPKSAIRVQAEENCLSAQDDLSRSQVIHGFDENGPTAVSEKNLPDQRLDNPVENLDENYDFSREDYLELLDLVNPESPSSSSENSSCLTMSSDEYFDSSALLRELEGGKGENTQTNQTNSNFSVTTSHGPNQMVFEPTSSGSAVQQQVLNSKMQKHVADQGSSTSSANDVASSSGLPAVSDGKRKAVSRITKLRKKKKENMDRINTQGGIYTLPAWIGISHAKPMAHRRECLMICPRGSHGQVGKCQEGDCV
- the LOC122083660 gene encoding NAC domain-containing protein 7-like isoform X2; this translates as MCSSAPIPPLADIEFHSTDEELVEHLERFIHGAPLPDNVISEVNPYNVLPWNLPENIWYFNSEGPKVTGTGYWKATGEGRRIPKNSTTTGCRTTLEFYIDKAPYGTKTDWMMYEYKIYWNVFSENNEIQDSSSLCRVFLNSIQSPDHKDPHSRASADDAKGDYIHPKSAIRVQAEENCLSAQDDLSRSQVIHGFDENGPTAVSEKNLPDQRLDNPVENLDENYDFSREDYLELLDLVNPESPSSSSENSSCLTMSSDEYFDSSALLRELEGGKGENTQTNQTNSNFSVTTSHGPNQMVFEPTSSGSAVQQQVLNSKMQKHVADQGSSTSSANDVASSSGLPAVSDGKRKAVSRITKLRKKKKENMDRINTQGGIYTLPAWIGISHAKPMAHRRECLMICPRGSHGQVGKCQEGDCV